In Sphingobacterium zeae, one genomic interval encodes:
- a CDS encoding SCO family protein: protein MNTYSRIGISVGLFSFLTCQFIACTPSSVSDRLPILGEREITETDKDGIKLMDTLYHTIPDFTLVDQDSNIVSKNTLKGKIYLADFFFTRCPTICPVTSRNLLQVAKHFVNEPRVVIVSHTVDPKYDRPYVLKRYEAELGAPSNWLFLHGPKAVVYKLAGADGYFSFAQQDPNAPGGFDHSGAFTLVDTAFRIRAVYDGTKTDSIPKIIADIQLLLNKG from the coding sequence ATGAACACATATTCCCGTATTGGGATATCTGTGGGCTTATTTTCATTTTTAACATGCCAATTTATTGCATGTACGCCATCATCTGTTTCAGATCGATTACCCATTTTAGGGGAAAGAGAGATTACTGAAACTGATAAGGACGGAATTAAGCTTATGGATACCCTATATCATACAATTCCCGATTTTACACTGGTAGATCAGGATAGCAACATCGTGTCTAAAAATACATTGAAAGGAAAAATCTATCTGGCCGATTTCTTTTTCACGCGTTGTCCCACGATCTGTCCCGTCACTTCCCGTAATTTGCTTCAAGTAGCAAAACACTTTGTCAATGAACCCCGGGTTGTCATTGTATCACACACGGTAGACCCCAAATACGACAGACCCTATGTGTTGAAGCGGTATGAAGCAGAACTGGGCGCACCTTCCAATTGGCTTTTCCTTCATGGGCCGAAAGCCGTGGTGTACAAGCTCGCTGGTGCTGACGGTTATTTCTCGTTCGCACAGCAAGATCCGAATGCTCCAGGAGGATTCGATCATAGTGGTGCTTTTACACTTGTTGATACTGCTTTTCGGATCAGGGCAGTATATGATGGTACAAAAACAGATTCAATTCCGAAAATTATAGCAGATATCCAGCTTTTGCTGAATAAAGGATAA
- a CDS encoding RagB/SusD family nutrient uptake outer membrane protein yields the protein MKKAFYYISLACAALLGFSSCEKYLDVTSETQKQANESFKNIADLRGATAFLYCRPWYTTNTSLREITEARAGNLYVDGVTGELITTALFSEVANYNNIANSWASLYLVITQADYIINDYVKTAIANGINEAEAKACEAEARFMRATAYWYLANLWHDVPIIDDPRSHTLNPLTPPHRFEDVVQYAINDLLFAAEHLKDTDTKGRVTKDSARGMLARLYLMAANYAMGNHFSAEYISRNNGGSNSGLADNYFEQVKKLCQQVIEGGYYSMLSDFEQLWRTQNNNNSETLFGIQFIPGITEWGYTSPLNDLAYNRELTGNLNGGGAIFASYDMLKSFVDDGALARMRGSVAIPGQNYNYIGTHLSAGSWTVPSGKTKVNLKKFVVGSSKDTDGAAVQGNTGLVSPMLRMSEIYLMYAEAALGKQLQTADPLALAYFNKVRERAFSKNTQNYVAATTVTRDKLFMERRLEFFYETIYWTDLKRRSFYDMDWILNLLNNKLKDSDADTPFTNYAAWAYTYDPLLYPSGKGWTNSPRAQSGYKPQSVVHNLPAGSYVHAVGATSNIWCLPYPSADVTTDPELTSAPINYDFK from the coding sequence ATGAAAAAAGCATTTTATTATATCTCTTTGGCCTGTGCCGCTTTATTAGGCTTTTCCAGCTGCGAAAAATACCTCGATGTAACATCAGAAACACAGAAACAAGCTAATGAATCGTTTAAAAATATCGCTGACCTCCGTGGTGCCACAGCATTTTTGTACTGTCGTCCATGGTACACCACCAACACCTCACTACGGGAAATCACCGAAGCCAGAGCGGGAAATCTATATGTTGATGGCGTCACCGGCGAACTGATTACCACCGCTTTGTTCTCCGAAGTTGCCAATTACAATAACATCGCAAACTCTTGGGCATCATTATATCTTGTCATTACGCAAGCGGATTATATTATCAATGATTATGTAAAGACAGCGATCGCAAATGGTATAAACGAAGCGGAAGCAAAAGCATGTGAAGCTGAAGCCCGATTTATGCGTGCAACCGCGTATTGGTATCTTGCCAATCTATGGCACGACGTACCTATTATAGACGACCCTAGAAGCCATACGTTAAATCCGCTGACGCCGCCACATCGCTTTGAAGATGTGGTACAATATGCCATTAATGATCTACTATTTGCGGCCGAACATCTTAAAGATACCGATACAAAAGGTCGGGTCACCAAAGATAGCGCACGCGGTATGCTGGCGCGGTTGTACCTCATGGCTGCAAATTACGCCATGGGCAATCATTTCTCAGCTGAATATATAAGCAGGAATAATGGTGGCAGTAACAGCGGATTGGCCGATAATTACTTCGAGCAAGTAAAAAAACTTTGTCAACAAGTAATTGAAGGCGGCTACTACTCTATGTTATCCGATTTTGAACAATTATGGCGAACGCAGAACAATAATAATTCAGAAACATTGTTTGGAATTCAATTTATACCGGGTATTACAGAATGGGGATACACAAGCCCCTTAAACGATCTAGCTTACAACAGAGAGTTAACAGGAAACTTGAACGGGGGTGGGGCGATATTCGCCTCTTACGACATGCTAAAGTCTTTCGTTGATGATGGTGCGTTAGCCAGAATGCGTGGAAGTGTAGCAATACCTGGACAAAATTACAATTACATAGGAACACACTTAAGCGCGGGAAGCTGGACTGTGCCTAGTGGAAAAACGAAGGTCAATCTAAAAAAATTTGTCGTCGGAAGCAGTAAAGACACCGATGGTGCCGCCGTTCAGGGCAATACAGGATTAGTATCGCCCATGCTACGGATGTCGGAAATTTATCTCATGTATGCTGAAGCCGCCCTAGGAAAACAGCTACAGACCGCTGATCCACTTGCGTTAGCTTATTTCAATAAAGTTCGGGAAAGGGCATTCAGCAAAAATACACAAAACTACGTGGCTGCAACGACGGTTACCCGGGATAAATTATTTATGGAAAGGCGACTCGAGTTTTTTTATGAAACAATCTACTGGACTGACCTTAAAAGGAGATCTTTTTACGACATGGACTGGATCCTTAACCTCCTTAATAACAAGCTGAAAGATAGTGATGCTGATACTCCATTTACTAATTATGCTGCTTGGGCTTACACGTATGATCCTCTACTCTACCCTTCTGGTAAAGGCTGGACAAACTCGCCCCGCGCGCAAAGTGGGTATAAGCCTCAGTCAGTGGTACACAATCTGCCCGCAGGATCTTACGTCCACGCAGTGGGTGCAACATCCAATATTTGGTGTTTGCCCTATCCTTCTGCTGATGTAACAACTGATCCTGAACTGACCTCAGCTCCAATAAATTATGACTTTAAATAA
- a CDS encoding glycan-binding surface protein: protein MKNLRIIYIFILALICYSFFSCKKDVSSSNIQIAGVWSHSRNTESSQISSIFFNNWIRIHGNGFNGLQRVYFNGMQVPFIPIYVTDTDIIINVPETVPTGSDVKDPTLLNTIKLVTSAGQASFDGFIFRDPDKIPSITGVSYTMPYAGDLIEVYGKNLKESNAITFPDSTKGIIKSANDSILQVIVPANIDRQKYGRLTIDIDNERYSSAPYMFFQNGMFLRTFTEEAMIAGGSNGIRIYSNPVEITALTGLPQNPEYVIAIPATKVDIPVAANNGISGNFFKFYAYKAFNTLIEKNGDIKGNTSIENLAIQFDLYMPSPWVSGAIPFKMNKNRSGVNYAYLYNITPWEWKKVITGGLELNPFKFENGWKTITLKFSDFPTLAMSSLKDYSTSLQTNGFESLVGYTNYDVNEDGHTPQAVKNFQMYLANFRLVPLTNLE from the coding sequence ATGAAAAATTTAAGAATTATATATATATTCATTTTAGCATTGATATGTTATAGCTTTTTTTCTTGCAAAAAGGATGTATCTAGCAGCAACATTCAGATTGCGGGTGTCTGGTCACACAGCCGAAATACAGAGAGCTCCCAGATATCTTCTATTTTTTTCAACAACTGGATTCGTATTCACGGCAACGGCTTTAACGGGCTGCAACGCGTATATTTTAACGGAATGCAGGTCCCATTTATACCTATTTACGTGACTGACACAGACATTATTATTAACGTACCAGAGACCGTACCGACAGGGAGTGACGTAAAAGACCCAACTCTTTTGAATACTATCAAGCTGGTGACCTCAGCAGGTCAAGCAAGCTTTGATGGATTTATTTTTCGGGACCCCGATAAAATACCATCTATCACTGGAGTGTCCTATACAATGCCCTATGCTGGAGATCTCATTGAAGTATACGGCAAAAACCTGAAAGAATCGAATGCGATCACTTTCCCTGATTCGACAAAAGGCATTATAAAATCTGCCAATGACTCCATCTTACAAGTGATTGTTCCGGCTAACATAGATAGACAAAAATATGGTCGTCTTACGATTGACATCGATAATGAGCGCTATTCTTCTGCCCCTTACATGTTTTTTCAAAATGGCATGTTTCTACGAACTTTCACAGAGGAAGCTATGATTGCCGGAGGAAGTAATGGGATCAGAATCTACTCAAATCCAGTGGAAATAACAGCACTCACAGGCCTTCCCCAAAACCCAGAATACGTAATCGCTATACCAGCGACAAAAGTCGATATACCCGTAGCGGCAAACAATGGTATAAGCGGTAACTTCTTTAAGTTTTACGCCTACAAAGCTTTCAATACATTGATTGAAAAAAATGGCGATATAAAAGGAAATACCTCGATTGAAAATCTCGCCATACAATTTGACCTCTATATGCCGTCACCGTGGGTATCAGGCGCCATTCCATTTAAAATGAATAAAAATAGAAGTGGTGTAAACTATGCCTACCTCTATAATATCACTCCTTGGGAATGGAAAAAAGTAATTACAGGAGGTCTAGAACTAAACCCGTTTAAATTTGAAAATGGGTGGAAAACTATTACGCTCAAGTTTAGCGATTTTCCAACATTAGCTATGAGCTCGCTAAAAGACTATTCAACATCTTTGCAAACAAATGGCTTTGAATCGCTGGTGGGATATACGAATTACGATGTCAACGAAGATGGCCATACACCGCAAGCTGTAAAGAACTTCCAGATGTACCTAGCAAACTTTAGGCTTGTTCCATTGACAAATTTAGAATAA
- a CDS encoding FixH family protein: MKLSKLVFKLTVAFSIALSAIACSSENNAKKHTGAKDSVTPSIPSESELIPISDTTYNELTFKVFADAKLDNKYHTVYLQVKDKDGKPYDSSSLDYYPQMDMGMMKHGGPFEHPIALGEGWYRGAIVFIMADIPDMGPGWHLYTLLERDNIKDTVAIKLPVSAAKTMRTMSSGTRDDSRVFISNLLPDTVKQGQHPIKFLMSRMEHNNFPPLDGYVIKLKTNMPSMGHGSSGNKDAEGIGNGYYEGEVNFSMAGQWEIIVELWKDGKKANQDDIKYFVQVIK, encoded by the coding sequence ATGAAATTATCAAAACTAGTTTTCAAACTAACCGTAGCATTTTCAATTGCCTTATCGGCGATCGCTTGTTCGTCTGAAAATAACGCCAAAAAACATACTGGTGCCAAGGATTCCGTGACACCATCCATTCCCAGCGAATCCGAACTTATTCCGATCTCTGATACCACATACAATGAGCTAACATTTAAAGTCTTTGCTGATGCTAAACTTGACAATAAGTACCACACTGTTTATTTACAGGTAAAGGACAAAGATGGGAAACCTTACGATAGTTCATCCCTTGACTATTACCCACAGATGGATATGGGAATGATGAAACATGGAGGACCTTTTGAACATCCTATTGCTTTAGGCGAGGGCTGGTACCGTGGGGCAATAGTGTTTATCATGGCCGATATACCGGATATGGGACCAGGCTGGCATTTGTATACCCTCTTGGAAAGGGACAATATAAAAGATACCGTGGCCATTAAACTTCCGGTATCAGCCGCAAAGACAATGCGCACCATGAGTTCCGGTACCCGGGATGATAGTCGCGTATTTATATCTAACCTGCTACCTGACACAGTAAAGCAAGGACAGCATCCCATCAAGTTTTTGATGAGTAGGATGGAGCACAATAATTTTCCACCATTGGATGGATACGTCATCAAGCTGAAAACAAATATGCCATCTATGGGACACGGCTCTTCGGGCAATAAGGATGCTGAAGGAATAGGAAATGGCTACTATGAAGGCGAAGTTAACTTTTCCATGGCCGGACAATGGGAAATCATCGTTGAACTGTGGAAAGACGGCAAGAAAGCGAATCAGGATGATATTAAATATTTTGTTCAGGTAATTAAATAG
- a CDS encoding PAS domain-containing hybrid sensor histidine kinase/response regulator, which produces MIKDEVFRVLLKAKLICYAEMAILTLFDNNRNFVATYFHDVEGNASVDKVLLEYVFDSNIKSTHSALKDEQCFLRNSVIFRKYNIAYYSETALVNADGNTVGFLSVMDSNVKDINDNQRALLSLLCLEVLEMIYHSNERINLSSELEYVKSTIDMTSKVARVGGWEYDLVEHSINWSEMTKTIHGVCMDYKPTVESAVEFYKDPKHQMRIVQAMNDAISNGVPWDLELEIETAQGRGLWVRVLGNAAFENGKCIRLYGTFQDVDKRKQSEVDSIKSKKLLEDVLNATTAVGIIATDSEGLITLFNRGAEDLLGYTSKEVVGKVRPTLFHSSDEIKDRAHELETELGYPVSEISVFVENAERFGSEQQEWIYVKKDMTQIYVSVVVTAIQDISDEIIGYLYIATDITKIVLQREELKKAKKLADQGSEAKSEFLANMSHEIRTPLNAILGFTDLMSRTKLDDVQREYLSIVDQSANILLEVVNDILDFSKIEAGKLELSVEKSDLYEMLAQLRSLIDPQLKNKKLSFKLSLSESLPHYIWVDALRLKQVLMNLLSNALKFTERGKIELGADVLFSDSSTTTLRFSVTDTGIGIKPDKQAKIFEAFSQEDASISKTFGGTGLGLSISNQLLKLMNSQLQLESVYGEGSNFYFEIALKSLDGEVYEWKLLESLHMLLVARDDADRANTALILNMKKVNVSLADNGFEVLQLLAKGHRYDMIIIDQDLPVMNGIDTIRKIREKLIYSETEQPIVLMVSTLESNTPVDNNGDVTSFINKPIKIDQLYSVLVDVLKQHVKSSKLDDKETDFLESKHKILIVEDNNFNMLLTHTIVRNVLPNAEIIEAADGLKGYELFKEHAPDLVFMDIQMPKMNGYELTKLIRKNEAKEMHTPIIALTASNIKGEKERCISYGMDDFAVKPFVKNTLLDLLRRWLPRY; this is translated from the coding sequence ATGATTAAAGACGAGGTCTTTCGAGTGCTTCTTAAAGCTAAATTGATCTGTTATGCAGAAATGGCCATATTAACTTTATTTGATAATAATCGAAATTTTGTTGCTACTTACTTCCACGATGTGGAAGGAAACGCAAGTGTAGACAAAGTGCTTTTGGAATATGTGTTTGATAGTAATATCAAGTCGACACATTCAGCGCTCAAGGATGAACAATGTTTTTTGCGCAATTCAGTAATTTTCCGAAAATATAACATAGCCTACTATTCTGAAACAGCATTAGTAAATGCAGATGGAAATACAGTTGGTTTCTTAAGCGTTATGGATAGCAATGTGAAAGATATTAACGATAATCAACGCGCTCTTTTATCTTTATTATGCCTCGAGGTGCTTGAAATGATCTACCATAGTAATGAGCGTATTAATCTAAGCAGTGAATTGGAATATGTAAAATCTACGATCGACATGACAAGTAAAGTGGCAAGGGTAGGTGGTTGGGAGTATGATCTAGTAGAGCATTCAATCAATTGGTCTGAAATGACTAAAACTATCCACGGTGTTTGCATGGACTATAAGCCCACTGTTGAGTCGGCGGTAGAATTTTACAAGGATCCAAAACATCAAATGAGAATTGTTCAAGCTATGAATGATGCGATATCCAATGGAGTGCCTTGGGATCTTGAACTGGAAATTGAAACAGCTCAGGGCAGGGGATTATGGGTTAGAGTGCTTGGAAATGCGGCTTTCGAAAATGGAAAATGTATTCGCCTTTATGGGACTTTCCAGGATGTTGATAAGCGGAAACAATCTGAGGTAGATTCCATCAAGTCCAAAAAATTGCTTGAAGATGTATTAAACGCAACGACTGCAGTTGGCATTATAGCAACTGATTCAGAAGGATTGATAACGCTTTTTAATCGCGGAGCTGAAGATCTATTAGGGTATACCAGTAAAGAAGTCGTCGGAAAAGTTAGGCCGACATTATTTCATAGTAGCGATGAAATAAAAGATCGAGCGCATGAATTGGAAACTGAACTGGGTTATCCTGTTAGCGAAATTAGCGTATTTGTCGAAAATGCAGAACGTTTTGGATCAGAGCAGCAAGAATGGATATATGTAAAAAAGGATATGACACAAATTTATGTATCTGTTGTTGTTACTGCAATCCAAGATATTTCGGACGAGATCATAGGTTATTTATATATAGCCACAGATATTACTAAGATTGTTCTGCAGCGAGAAGAATTAAAAAAAGCAAAAAAACTTGCTGATCAGGGGAGTGAAGCAAAGTCCGAATTTTTAGCTAATATGAGTCATGAAATTCGGACACCTTTAAACGCAATTTTAGGTTTTACGGATTTAATGAGCCGTACAAAACTCGATGACGTGCAAAGAGAGTATCTTTCTATCGTCGATCAATCTGCTAATATTCTTTTGGAAGTTGTAAATGATATACTTGACTTTTCTAAAATTGAAGCTGGAAAATTAGAACTTTCCGTTGAGAAAAGTGATTTATATGAAATGCTCGCTCAATTAAGGAGTTTGATTGATCCTCAACTAAAAAACAAAAAGTTAAGTTTTAAGCTAAGCCTATCTGAATCGTTACCGCATTACATTTGGGTTGATGCTCTTCGATTGAAACAAGTGCTTATGAATCTGCTGAGTAATGCATTAAAATTTACTGAGCGGGGGAAGATTGAGCTTGGTGCCGATGTACTGTTTTCCGACAGCAGTACCACAACTCTACGCTTCAGTGTAACTGATACCGGAATTGGCATTAAGCCAGATAAGCAGGCAAAAATATTTGAAGCATTTTCGCAGGAAGATGCTTCAATAAGCAAAACTTTTGGAGGGACTGGCCTTGGACTTAGTATTTCTAATCAGTTGCTAAAACTGATGAATAGTCAACTACAATTAGAAAGTGTATATGGCGAAGGAAGTAACTTTTATTTTGAAATAGCATTAAAATCCCTAGACGGTGAAGTCTATGAGTGGAAACTTTTGGAATCATTACATATGTTACTTGTCGCTCGGGATGATGCCGATAGAGCGAATACAGCATTGATATTAAATATGAAGAAAGTAAACGTATCGTTAGCTGATAACGGATTCGAAGTTCTTCAATTATTAGCCAAAGGGCATCGATATGATATGATTATTATTGACCAAGACTTACCAGTGATGAACGGTATTGATACAATAAGAAAAATTAGAGAAAAATTAATCTATAGTGAGACTGAACAGCCGATTGTTCTAATGGTGTCTACATTAGAGAGCAATACGCCCGTAGATAATAACGGTGATGTTACTTCGTTTATCAATAAACCTATTAAGATCGATCAGCTGTACTCAGTGTTGGTTGACGTGTTAAAGCAGCATGTTAAATCATCAAAACTCGATGATAAAGAAACTGATTTTCTTGAGTCAAAACATAAAATCTTAATTGTTGAAGACAATAACTTTAATATGTTACTTACCCATACGATTGTACGCAATGTTCTTCCAAATGCTGAAATTATTGAAGCTGCGGACGGTTTGAAAGGATATGAATTATTTAAGGAACATGCTCCTGATTTGGTATTTATGGACATACAGATGCCTAAGATGAATGGTTATGAATTAACTAAATTAATCAGAAAAAATGAAGCAAAGGAAATGCATACGCCCATCATAGCACTGACTGCAAGTAATATTAAAGGTGAAAAAGAAAGATGCATATCGTATGGCATGGACGATTTTGCGGTGAAACCTTTTGTAAAGAATACATTATTGGATCTTCTACGGAGATGGTTGCCAAGATATTAG
- a CDS encoding SusC/RagA family TonB-linked outer membrane protein translates to MKIHLLIILYLFSCLEAFSQSIQITGSVKNLSGEPLIGVTVGIENSSTVTKTNNDGFYTIKAPKNANLNFSSVGYQSITVATSNRKTIDVILQEDTKKIDEVIVNVGYGTMKKSDLTGAVSSITAESIQQSVPTTIDQVFQGRIAGLQMSSNSGLPGGGSSVQIRGINSINSTNEPIYVVDGVIMSGQTGNNDVNALAGINPNDIESIEVLKDASASAIYGAQGANGVIIITMKKGKNARPIISFNAKYGLEELPKKIKMMNLSEYAVHHNAFSNVLGYGYRTDFAHPEYLGEGTNWQDELYRVGKLQTYDVAVRGGTKISNYAVSAGYLDQDGIIYGAGFKRFTFRLNQETELRPWLKMGAVLNANYTKQATAVSAWSVVGSSLLQTPSIPVRNADGTFGGPSSEYDANNLGFANPLAIAQLNQRNRTQFGGRGNFYLEFKPTTWMNFRSELTGEGNTNNYQQFLPAYTFGASIKSNAETRHEKSFNTFWSLKNLLNFNKDFGTKHKTTFMLGNEVIATRYEFLMGERQYGSSELPGLDAGDAEYDSNAGNSNETKRVSFLARGTYNYDDRYLFTATFRRDGSHNFSRGHRWGNFPSAALAWRVSQERFFAPLKNTIDDFKFRVSYGAVGNANVDAFAYQAILANALTNNWGVGYSTSNIPNEYITWETTKSWNIGLDLSFLKRRVELVFDAYNKITDDLLLRLSLPSFTGTRGNTPGSAAPPYYNIGAIQNKGIEFSLNTHNVKKPDFNWRSGLVFTLNRNKVTRMNTSTATIQQIDYSNGTNIITQTMQGQPISQFYGYKQIGRINSAADYLKDNGNGTSTVVTATFKNRIGDIVNNEGLATSTYVGDILYADLNQDGIINDADMALIGSPLPKFTFGLNNTFNYKNFDFTLFLNGSFGHKIFNILRTSLDNPRTYSNVRKEVANYAQIGYYDGNAENTNVWNAYVLPGSDPELGRLSVRDAQNSIFSDRFVEDGTFLRVQNIALGYRFPTKFLSKYNINTIRVYSNLQNVFIFTKYKGYTPEVGSSSGQSMLRYGVDGGFVPSPRTYTLGLDITF, encoded by the coding sequence ATGAAAATCCATTTATTAATAATTCTGTATTTGTTCAGCTGTCTAGAAGCTTTCAGTCAAAGTATACAGATAACAGGCTCAGTAAAAAATTTGTCCGGTGAGCCGTTGATTGGCGTTACGGTGGGAATAGAGAATTCCAGTACCGTAACCAAAACAAACAATGATGGCTTTTATACCATAAAGGCTCCAAAAAATGCAAACCTCAACTTTTCGAGCGTAGGTTATCAATCCATTACAGTAGCTACTTCAAATCGTAAAACGATTGACGTTATCCTACAAGAAGACACCAAGAAAATTGACGAAGTTATTGTAAACGTCGGGTATGGTACGATGAAAAAAAGTGACCTTACAGGTGCTGTTTCGTCAATTACGGCAGAGAGTATACAGCAATCTGTACCCACTACGATAGATCAAGTATTTCAGGGGCGAATAGCGGGGTTACAAATGTCGTCCAATTCTGGTCTTCCGGGGGGCGGAAGCTCTGTTCAAATTCGGGGAATTAACTCAATCAACAGTACCAATGAGCCTATTTACGTTGTGGATGGAGTCATTATGAGTGGACAAACTGGTAATAACGACGTGAATGCTCTGGCAGGGATAAATCCGAATGACATTGAAAGTATCGAGGTGCTTAAAGATGCATCTGCTTCCGCAATTTATGGTGCTCAGGGTGCAAATGGTGTCATTATAATTACTATGAAAAAGGGTAAAAATGCGCGCCCGATTATCAGTTTCAATGCAAAATATGGTCTTGAAGAGCTCCCAAAAAAGATAAAAATGATGAATCTCAGCGAGTATGCCGTACACCACAACGCGTTTTCCAATGTACTTGGCTATGGATATCGGACTGACTTTGCACACCCTGAGTATTTAGGTGAAGGAACAAATTGGCAAGATGAGCTCTATCGGGTGGGCAAACTACAAACGTATGATGTTGCTGTAAGAGGCGGCACCAAGATCTCCAATTATGCAGTATCTGCAGGTTATCTTGATCAAGATGGCATCATATACGGGGCAGGCTTTAAAAGGTTCACTTTCCGACTAAACCAAGAGACCGAATTGCGCCCCTGGCTAAAGATGGGCGCTGTACTGAATGCAAATTATACTAAGCAGGCTACTGCTGTTTCAGCATGGAGCGTTGTAGGAAGCTCCTTGCTTCAAACACCATCAATACCTGTCCGCAACGCCGATGGTACATTTGGAGGACCCTCGTCGGAGTATGATGCCAATAATCTAGGCTTTGCAAACCCATTGGCGATTGCGCAGCTCAACCAACGTAATCGGACCCAATTCGGAGGAAGAGGTAATTTCTACCTGGAATTTAAACCGACGACATGGATGAATTTTAGATCCGAACTCACCGGAGAAGGTAATACAAATAATTATCAGCAGTTTTTGCCGGCTTATACATTCGGGGCTTCGATTAAATCCAACGCTGAAACGCGACATGAAAAATCCTTTAATACGTTCTGGTCGCTGAAAAATCTTCTAAATTTTAACAAAGATTTCGGCACAAAGCATAAGACAACATTCATGCTCGGAAATGAAGTCATTGCCACACGTTATGAATTTTTAATGGGTGAGCGGCAATACGGTTCAAGTGAACTGCCAGGTTTAGACGCTGGCGACGCGGAATATGATTCGAATGCCGGGAACTCAAACGAAACCAAAAGGGTTTCTTTCCTTGCAAGAGGTACGTATAATTATGATGACAGATATCTTTTTACCGCGACATTTCGCCGTGATGGATCGCATAACTTTTCCAGAGGCCATAGATGGGGAAATTTCCCTTCGGCAGCGCTGGCGTGGCGGGTCTCCCAGGAGCGGTTCTTCGCTCCTTTGAAAAATACAATTGATGACTTCAAATTTAGAGTAAGCTATGGAGCTGTTGGGAATGCCAATGTTGACGCATTTGCTTACCAAGCCATTTTGGCCAATGCCCTCACAAACAACTGGGGCGTCGGATATTCGACTTCAAATATTCCGAACGAGTATATAACATGGGAAACAACAAAATCATGGAATATAGGTTTAGATCTAAGCTTTTTAAAACGCCGTGTCGAACTAGTTTTTGATGCTTACAATAAAATCACAGACGACCTTCTTTTGCGGCTGTCGTTGCCCTCATTTACCGGGACACGTGGGAATACCCCTGGCTCGGCAGCCCCTCCTTATTATAATATTGGTGCAATTCAAAATAAAGGAATTGAGTTTTCTCTCAATACACATAACGTCAAAAAACCTGATTTTAATTGGCGAAGTGGACTCGTATTTACCCTCAATAGAAATAAGGTGACGCGGATGAATACCAGTACAGCAACGATTCAGCAAATTGATTATTCTAACGGAACAAATATCATCACACAAACGATGCAGGGTCAGCCTATTTCGCAATTTTATGGATATAAGCAGATTGGCCGAATTAATTCTGCTGCAGACTATTTAAAAGACAACGGTAACGGAACCAGTACGGTAGTCACAGCAACCTTTAAGAATAGAATTGGAGATATTGTGAATAATGAAGGTTTAGCAACCTCCACCTATGTTGGCGACATCCTTTATGCAGATCTAAATCAGGACGGGATCATCAATGATGCCGACATGGCATTGATCGGAAGCCCATTGCCCAAATTCACTTTTGGTCTGAACAATACATTTAATTACAAAAACTTTGATTTTACGCTATTTCTAAACGGATCCTTCGGCCATAAGATCTTTAATATTCTTCGAACATCTCTGGACAATCCCAGAACGTACAGCAATGTTCGAAAAGAGGTAGCCAATTATGCTCAAATTGGTTACTACGATGGCAATGCAGAAAATACGAACGTTTGGAACGCTTATGTGCTACCTGGCTCAGACCCTGAGTTGGGAAGATTATCGGTCAGAGACGCTCAAAATAGTATCTTTAGCGATCGCTTTGTAGAAGATGGAACTTTCTTAAGGGTACAGAATATTGCATTGGGTTATCGTTTTCCTACAAAATTCTTATCAAAATATAATATCAATACTATTCGGGTATATTCCAATCTACAGAATGTGTTCATCTTCACGAAATATAAAGGCTACACTCCCGAGGTAGGCTCAAGCTCGGGTCAAAGTATGCTTCGCTACGGCGTAGACGGTGGATTTGTCCCTTCACCACGGACGTACACATTGGGTTTAGATATTACTTTTTAA